In one window of Pseudochaenichthys georgianus chromosome 5, fPseGeo1.2, whole genome shotgun sequence DNA:
- the LOC117446297 gene encoding inhibin beta B chain, which yields MHLFTLESKMTPSFLFTFFLLQGLWVSGSPGCASCGVPAMERTTEERHMIEIVKQQLLDKLHLKERPNITQTVPRAALLTALRKLHSGRVRQDGTLEPENSLPKDQSYEIVSFADLNETESGDAASLSLAFQFLQQQGQNIQVLQSSLWIYVRSSEDRHRDSRLSAQVFLSAEAGVPGANRTLVMEKMLEVKVSNWHTFPITRTLQAFLEGARHKLRLEVNCDEDGKNLCSLDGSTDTLNQPFLAAQLRLREDHSKHSLRKRSVRCGEDVSVCCKREFYINFKDIQWNDWIIAPEGYHMNYCMGQCLQHLAGSPGIASSFHATVFSQLKVNGINADVSSCCVPTERRPLSMVYFNSQHIIVQTDVPDMIVDSCGCT from the exons ATGCATTTGTTTACTTTGGAGTCCAAGATGACGCCTTCTTTTTTATTCACTTTTTTCCTGTTGCAAGGTCTCTGGGTCAGTGGATCACCGGGCTGTGCGTCCTGTGGCGTGCCCGCTATGGAAAGAACCACAGAAGAAAGGCATATGATAGAAATCGTCAAGCAGCAACTTTTAGACAAGCTGCACCTGAAAGAAAGACCAAACATCACTCAGACGGTTCCCCGGGCAGCGCTCCTCACCGCGCTGCGCAAACTGCACTCTGGGCGCGTCCGACAGGATGGTACTTTGGAACCAGAAAACAGTTTACCCAAAGATCAAAGCTATGAAATTGTGAGCTTTGCAGATCTAA ATGAGACAGAGAGTGGGGATGCAGCTAGCCTCAGCCTTGCCTTCCAGTTTCTACAGCAGCAAGGGCAAAATATCCAGGTGCTCCAGTCTTCTCTGTGGATCTATGTCCGCTCCTCTGAGGACCGCCATAGAGACTCCCGCCTCTCTGCTCAGGTTtttctctctgcagaagctggGGTGCCAGGAGCTAACCGCACCCTGGTGATGGAAAAGATGCTGGAGGTCAAGGTGAGTAACTGGCACACCTTCCCCATCACCCGCACCTTGCAGGCCTTTCTGGAAGGGGCCCGGCACAAACTGCGTTTGGAGGTAAACTGCGATGAGGATGGGAAGAACCTTTGCTCCCTGGATGGCTCTACCGACACCCTCAACCAGCCCTTCCTGGCTGCCCAGCTGCGTCTCCGAGAAGACCACTCCAAACACTCTCTCAGGAAGCGCTCGGTACGTTGTGGTGAAGATGTAAGCGTGTGCTGTAAGAGAGAATTCTACATCAATTTTAAAGATATCCAGTGGAATGACTGGATCATTGCACCTGAGGGCTACCATATGAACTATTGCATGGGTCAGTGCCTCCAGCATCTGGCTGGATCCCCGGGCATAGCATCCTCATTCCATGCCACTGTCTTCAGCCAGCTGAAAGTCAATGGCATTAACGCAGATGTATCTTCATGTTGTGTTCCTACTGAGCGACGGCCACTCTCCATGGTGTACTTCAACTCCCAGCACATCATTGTCCAAACGGACGTCCCTGATATGATAGTGGATTCCTGTGGATGTACATAA